A genomic region of Serratia fonticola contains the following coding sequences:
- the ppnP gene encoding pyrimidine/purine nucleoside phosphorylase — protein MLKVNEYFAGKVKSIGFDSSSIGRTSVGVMEEGEYTFSTAQPEEMTVISGALKVLLPGAPDWQVFTPGEKFFVPGQSEFNLQVADATAYLCRYLSK, from the coding sequence ATGCTGAAAGTGAACGAGTATTTTGCCGGAAAAGTGAAGTCTATCGGTTTCGATAGTAGCAGCATCGGTCGTACCAGCGTCGGGGTGATGGAGGAAGGTGAGTACACCTTCAGTACCGCGCAGCCGGAAGAAATGACGGTGATTTCCGGGGCATTGAAAGTGTTGCTGCCGGGAGCGCCGGATTGGCAGGTGTTTACTCCAGGCGAAAAGTTCTTTGTACCTGGGCAAAGTGAATTCAATCTACAGGTTGCCGATGCGACGGCTTATCTGTGCCGTTACCTGAGTAAATAG
- a CDS encoding DUF1177 domain-containing protein, translated as MSLQQTLQVYELIDNAYVKGQDVVDLFAHYPNVKASTDCVSGEKGTTDFVRIEIPGSAGKQVGGDAPTLGIIGRLGGIGARPTRIGLVSDGDGAIAAIASALKLADMQRKGDILPGDVIVTTHICPNAPTRPHDPVDFMDSPIDDITMNDHEVVAQADAILSIDTTKGNRIINHKGYALSPTVKQGYILRVAEDLLRIMEMTSGRPAVTFPITTQDITPYGNGVHHLNSILQPSTATAAPVVGVAICTESVVPGCGTGASHEVDIALAVKFAVEVAKEFGRGTCRFYDTADYERLLTLYGSLSHLQQRK; from the coding sequence ATGAGTTTACAACAAACGCTGCAGGTTTATGAGCTGATCGACAATGCCTATGTCAAAGGACAGGACGTGGTGGATCTGTTTGCTCACTATCCGAACGTCAAGGCCAGCACGGATTGTGTCAGCGGTGAGAAAGGCACCACGGATTTTGTGCGTATTGAAATCCCCGGCAGTGCAGGTAAGCAGGTTGGGGGGGACGCTCCGACGTTGGGGATTATTGGTCGCTTGGGGGGCATTGGCGCACGGCCAACGCGCATCGGTCTGGTTTCTGATGGTGATGGCGCCATCGCGGCGATTGCCAGCGCCCTGAAGTTGGCAGACATGCAACGCAAAGGCGATATTCTGCCAGGGGATGTGATTGTTACCACCCATATTTGCCCAAATGCGCCCACTCGTCCGCATGATCCGGTGGACTTTATGGACTCGCCTATTGATGATATCACGATGAACGATCACGAAGTGGTGGCGCAAGCGGATGCCATCCTGTCGATCGATACCACCAAAGGCAATCGCATTATCAACCATAAAGGTTATGCGCTGTCACCGACGGTCAAACAGGGCTACATTCTGCGGGTAGCGGAAGATCTGCTGCGTATTATGGAGATGACCAGCGGCCGTCCCGCTGTGACCTTCCCCATCACCACGCAGGATATTACGCCTTATGGCAACGGCGTTCATCATCTCAACAGCATCTTACAGCCTTCAACCGCCACGGCGGCACCGGTGGTGGGGGTAGCGATTTGTACCGAGTCGGTGGTACCGGGTTGTGGCACCGGTGCCAGCCATGAAGTGGATATCGCGCTGGCGGTGAAATTTGCAGTGGAAGTGGCAAAAGAGTTCGGGCGTGGGACTTGCCGTTTCTACGATACTGCCGACTATGAACGGCTGCTGACGCTCTATGGCAGCCTGAGCCATCTGCAACAGAGGAAATAA
- the rdgC gene encoding recombination-associated protein RdgC translates to MLWFKNLMVYRLSREVALNADEMEKQLSAFAFTPCGSQDMAKTGWVSPMGSHSDALTHAVNGQIMICARKEEKILPSPVIKQELQAKIEKLEGEQHRKLKKTEKDSLKDEVLHSLLPRAFSRFNQTFMWIDTVNSLIMVDAASAKRAEDTLALLRKSLGSLPVVPLTMESPIELTLTEWVRSGELPAGFIIQDEAELKAILEEGGVIRCKKQNLISDEIAVHIEAGKLVTKLAVDWQERIQLVLADDGSLKRLKFADALRDQNDDIDRDDFAQRFDADFILMTSELAALISNTIEALGGEAQR, encoded by the coding sequence ATGCTGTGGTTTAAGAATTTAATGGTTTACCGTTTGAGCCGCGAAGTTGCGCTAAATGCGGATGAAATGGAAAAACAGCTCAGCGCCTTTGCCTTCACCCCGTGTGGTAGCCAGGATATGGCAAAAACCGGCTGGGTTTCCCCGATGGGTTCTCACAGCGATGCTCTGACACATGCGGTCAACGGCCAGATCATGATCTGCGCACGTAAAGAAGAAAAGATCCTCCCCTCTCCGGTGATCAAACAGGAACTGCAGGCGAAGATCGAGAAACTGGAAGGCGAGCAGCACCGTAAGCTGAAAAAAACCGAGAAAGACTCGTTGAAAGACGAAGTGTTGCACAGCCTGCTCCCCCGCGCCTTCAGCCGTTTTAACCAGACGTTTATGTGGATCGACACCGTGAACAGTCTGATTATGGTGGACGCCGCCAGCGCCAAGCGCGCCGAAGATACTCTGGCGCTGTTACGTAAGAGCCTGGGATCGTTGCCGGTGGTACCATTAACCATGGAAAGCCCGATCGAACTGACGCTGACCGAGTGGGTACGTTCTGGTGAACTGCCCGCTGGTTTTATCATTCAGGATGAGGCCGAGCTGAAAGCGATTCTGGAAGAAGGTGGCGTGATCCGCTGTAAGAAACAGAACCTGATCAGCGATGAGATAGCCGTACATATCGAAGCAGGCAAGCTGGTGACCAAACTGGCGGTAGATTGGCAAGAGCGCATTCAACTGGTGCTGGCCGATGATGGCTCGCTCAAACGCCTGAAGTTTGCCGACGCCCTGCGCGACCAGAACGATGATATTGACCGTGATGATTTTGCTCAGCGTTTCGACGCCGACTTTATCCTGATGACCAGCGAACTGGCAGCACTGATCAGCAACACCATCGAAGCCCTGGGTGGCGAAGCACAACGCTAA
- a CDS encoding AroM family protein, whose translation MHASLATLTIGQAPRHDIMPLLAAYLPLEQMVHVGLLDGMSESQIVERYLPQAGEKVLVSRLQNGAQVRLSARWVEQGLQQKITELEARGCTLILLLCTGKFDHLHAEKALLLEPDRIVPPLISAIVGQHQVGIMVPVKEQVKEQASKWQLLAMPPCFAVASPYQVDEMTLAQAAGALQQQGAEVVVLDCIGYQQQQRDFLQARLGIPVLLSNVLMAKLAAELIV comes from the coding sequence ATGCATGCCTCATTGGCTACCCTGACCATTGGCCAGGCTCCACGCCACGACATTATGCCGTTGCTGGCCGCCTATCTGCCGCTGGAGCAGATGGTGCATGTGGGCCTGCTGGATGGGATGAGCGAATCACAAATCGTCGAACGTTATCTCCCGCAAGCGGGTGAGAAAGTACTGGTCTCGCGCTTGCAAAATGGCGCTCAGGTGAGGCTTTCCGCACGATGGGTTGAACAGGGACTGCAACAGAAAATTACCGAGTTGGAGGCGAGAGGATGCACGCTGATCTTGCTGCTGTGTACCGGCAAGTTTGACCATTTGCACGCTGAAAAGGCGTTGCTGTTGGAGCCCGATCGTATTGTACCGCCGCTAATTTCAGCCATTGTGGGCCAGCACCAGGTCGGGATCATGGTACCGGTGAAAGAACAGGTCAAGGAACAGGCCAGCAAATGGCAGTTATTGGCGATGCCGCCCTGTTTTGCCGTCGCCAGTCCCTATCAGGTTGATGAGATGACCTTGGCCCAGGCTGCGGGGGCGTTGCAGCAGCAGGGGGCAGAAGTGGTGGTGCTGGATTGTATTGGTTATCAGCAACAGCAACGGGATTTTCTGCAGGCGAGGTTGGGGATCCCGGTGCTGCTCTCCAACGTGCTGATGGCCAAGCTGGCTGCTGAGCTGATTGTTTGA